The following are encoded together in the Lathyrus oleraceus cultivar Zhongwan6 chromosome 3, CAAS_Psat_ZW6_1.0, whole genome shotgun sequence genome:
- the LOC127129259 gene encoding uncharacterized protein LOC127129259 — translation MHHFSNMSPNPEELFLIKNDKEENDINIDNDKIETEEISKTLSTASASSSSEEEKLEEKDEEGDEDGFRTPTTLDHKITVLTCPPAPKKTKQSLKRRAVHCNCRQLPLDLSKEVELLFQTQPIPFSDSHGAKKIRRDNNHETTK, via the coding sequence ATGCATCACTTCTCCAACATGTCACCAAATCCAGAAGAACTCTTTCTTATAAAAAATGACAAAGAAGAAAACGATATCAATATTGATAATGATAAGATAGAAACAGAAGAAATCTCAAAAACTCTATCAACAGCATCAGCGTCATCTTCATCGGAAGAAGAAAAACTtgaagaaaaagatgaagaaggagatgaagatggTTTCAGAACTCCAACAACATTGGACCACAAGATTACAGTGCTCACATGTCCACCTGCACCAAAGAAAACGAAACAATCTCTGAAAAGAAGAGCAGTACACTGCAACTGCAGACAGTTACCACTTGATCTGTCAAAAGAAGTTGAATTATTGTTCCAAACTCAGCCTATTCCATTTTCAGATTCACATGGCGCCAAGAAAATTCGAAGAGATAATAATCACGAAACTACGAAATGA